In Prunus dulcis chromosome 2, ALMONDv2, whole genome shotgun sequence, a single genomic region encodes these proteins:
- the LOC117620044 gene encoding somatic embryogenesis receptor kinase 1, whose amino-acid sequence MGVTFFIFSFLIFFTNPLWVCGNAELRALLDMRTVLDPESLYLSSWTVNGDPCDGSFEGIGCNEAGQVANISLQGKGLSGKLSPAIAGLKHLTGLYMHYNSLYGEIPREIANLTELSDLYLNVNNLSGEIPPEIGSMDSLQVLQLCYNQLTGSIPTQLGSLKNLTVLALQSNHLTGAIPASLGDLEMLMRLDLSVNHLFGSIPTKLADAPVLDVLDVRNNTLSGNVPLALKRLNEGFSYENNLGLCGAGFMSLTACSASGHLNANRPEPFGGGAPTRDIPETANVPLPCNQTRCSNLSKSHQASVAVVVGVLVVTIALSAIGVLFFTHHRRRKQKLGSSFDISDGRLSTDEAKGKGVYRKNGSPLISLEYSNGWDPLADGRNLSLFAQEVFHSFRFNLEEVETATQYFSEMNLLDKSNFSATYKGILRDGSVVAIKSIGKSCCKTEEAEFLKGLNMLTSLRHENLVRLRGFCCSKGRGECFLIYDFVPNGNLLRYLDVKDGDSHVLEWTTRVSIVKGIAKGLSYLHGYKPNKPALVHQNISAEKVLIDQRYNPLLSDSGLHKLLTNDVVFSALKASAAMGYLAPEYTTTGRFTEKSDVYAFGVLVFQVLSGKRKVTSSMRLGAESVTFQDFIDQNLNGRFFEYEASKLAKTALLCTHESPIERPSMEEVVQELNNCNSCV is encoded by the exons ATGGGTgtcacattttttattttctccttcCTAATTTTCTTCACAAACCCCTTATGGGTTTGTGGAAATGCAGAGCTCAGAGCACTTTTGGACATGAGAACCGTTTTGGACCCGGAAAGCTTGTACCTTTCTTCATGGACCGTCAATGGAGACCCATGTGACGGGTCGTTTGAAGGTATCGGGTGCAACGAAGCCGGTCAAGTTGCTAATATTTCGTTGCAAGGAAAGGGGCTCTCTGGGAAGCTCTCTCCCGCCATTGCAGGGCTCAAGCATTTGACTGGTCTTTACATGCATTATAACTCTCTGTACGGGGAGATACCCAGAGAAATTGCCAACTTGACTGAGCTCAGTGACTTGTATTTGAATGTAAATAATCTCTCTGGAGAAATTCCTCCTGAGATCGGAAGCATGGACAGCTTACAAG TTTTGCAGCTTTGCTACAACCAGCTCACTGGAAGCATACCCACGCAGCTGGGGTCTTTGAAAAACCTTACAGTTCTTGCTCTGCAATCTAATCACTTAACCGGCGCAATACCGGCAAGTTTAGGAGACTTAGAAATGTTAATGAGACTGGATTTGAGTGTCAATCATCTTTTCGGTTCTATTCCCACCAAACTAGCTGATGCGCCTGTGCTTGATGTTCTAGACGTTCGGAATAATACTCTTTCCGGCAATGTGCCTCTTG CTTTGAAGAGGCTTAATGAAGGATTCTCTTATGAAAACAATCTGGGATTATGTGGTGCTGGATTTATGTCCTTAACAGCCTGCAGTGCTTCTGGTCATCTCAACGCAAATAGACCCGAACCCTTTGGAGGTGGTGCACCAACAAGAGACATTCCCGAGACTGCAAATGTGCCTTTGCCCTGCAATCAAACTCGTTGCTCAAATTTGTCAAAATCCCATCAAGCAtctgttgctgttgttgttggtgtCCTTGTAGTAACTATTGCATTATCAGCTATAGGAGTTCTATTCTTCACCCACCACCGTCGCCGGAAACAGAAGCTTGGGAGCTCATTTGATATTTCTGATGGCCGTCTAAGTACTGACGAGGCCAAGGGCAAGGGAGTTTACAGGAAAAATGGATCTCCTCTCATCAGCCTCGAGTATTCAAACGGGTGGGACCCTTTAGCTGATGGGCGGAATTTAAGTTTGTTTGCTCAAGAAGTGTTCCATAGCTTTAGGTTCAACTTAGAAGAGGTGGAGACGGCTACTCAGTACTTCTCCGAGATGAATTTATTGGATAAGAGTAACTTCTCTGCAACTTATAAAGGAATATTACGAGATGGGTCTGTTGTGGCCATTAAGAGCATTGGAAAATCATGCTGCAAGACAGAGGAAGCTGAGTTCTTGAAGGGATTGAACATGCTAACCTCATTGAGGCATGAGAATTTAGTGAGATTGAGAGGATTTTGTTGTTCAAAGGGCCGGGGAGAATGCTTTCTCATTTATGATTTTGTTCCAAATGGAAACTTGCTGCGGTATCTTGACGTCAAGGACGGCGACAGCCATGTTCTTGAATGGACAACTAGAGTTTCTATTGTGAAGGGCATTGCTAAAG GTCTATCTTATTTGCACGGCTACAAGCCAAACAAACCTGCTCTTGTTCACCAAAACATCTCAGCTGAAAAGGTGCTGATTGACCAGAGATACAACCCCTTGCTCTCAGATTCTGGCCTGCACAAGCTTCTTACCAATGACGTTGTCTTCTCAGCACTCAAGGCCAGTGCAGCCATGGGCTACCTAGCGCCTGAATACACCACTACAGGACGGTTCACAGAGAAAAGTGACGTCTATGCATTCGGGGTGCTTGTTTTCCAAGTCCTGTCAGGGAAGCGGAAAGTCACTAGCTCAATGCGTCTTGGTGCGGAGTCAGTCACATTCCAAGACTTTATTGACCAAAACCTCAACGGCAGGTTCTTCGAATACGAAGCATCCAAGCTTGCAAAGACTGCTTTGCTTTGCACCCATGAGTCTCCAATTGAGAGACCATCCATGGAAGAAGTTGTTCAGGAGTTAAATAATTGTAATAGTTGTGTCTGA
- the LOC117620073 gene encoding uncharacterized protein LOC117620073, with amino-acid sequence MACWSAENATKAYLKTLKMGQKANEPDVVEFISALAAGNNAQQMVVACAGAADSTILALVAAAQQTGGRVVCILRGNEEMQLSEKILGINVCHIEFVIGEAQNLLLNYYKEADFVLIDCNLKNHEAILRAVQMGKKQNGAIVAGHNAFGKGSWRSGGSRTQLLPIGGGLLVTRIAAPKNESSKMFGINGSGKKSHWVVKVDKCTGEEHVFRVRSSFPQGKGIAA; translated from the exons ATGGCTTGCTGGTCTGCTGAGAATGCCACAAAAGCCTACCTCAAAACCTTAAAAATG GGCCAGAAGGCAAACGAGCCAGATGTGGTTGAGTTCATTTCAGCTCTAGCAGCCGGGAACAATGCACAGCAAATGGTTGTGGCTTGTGCTGGCGCTGCTGACTCCACCATTCTAGCCCTTGTTGCTGCTGCTCAGCAAACAGGCGGCAGAGTGGTCTGCATCCTTCGTGGGAACGAAGAGATGCAGTTATCTGAGAAAATCCTTGGCATCAACGTATGTCACATTGAATTTGTGATTGGGGAGGCCCAAAATCTTCTTCTAAACTACTACAAGGAGGCTGATTTTGTGCTCATTGATTGCAACCTTAAGAACCATGAGGCCATTCTTAGAGCAGTGCAGATGGGGAAGAAGCAAAATGGAGCTATTGTTGCGGGGCATAACGCTTTTGGCAAAGGGTCTTGGCGGTCCGGCGGATCGAGAACTCAGTTGCTGCCTATAGGAGGTGGATTGTTGGTGACAAGAATTGCAGCACCAAAGAATGAAAGCAGCAAAATGTTTGGGATCAATGGTAGTGGAAAGAAGAGCCATTGGGTCGTCAAGGTAGATAAGTGCACAGGTGAAGAACATGTGTTTAGGGTCAGATCATCATTTCCACAAGGGAAGGGGATCGCAGCATAA
- the LOC117617265 gene encoding hypersensitive-induced response protein 4 yields MGNSCFGLFTCIDQASVGVLERWGRFEKLAEPGFHLLNPCGGQWVAGVLSTRISSLDVRIETKTKDNVFVQLVCSIQYRVVRENADDAFYELQNPKEQIQAYVFDVVRALVPRMTLDDLFEQKGEVAKAVLEELEKVMREYGYSIEHILMVDIIPDASVRKAMNEINAAQRLQLANVYKGEAEKVLQVKRAEAEAEAKYLGGVGVARQRQAITDGLRENILNFSGKVEGTSAKEVMDLIMITQYFDTIKDLGNNSKNTTVFIPHGPGHVRDIGDQIRNGQLEAASAQVNGE; encoded by the exons ATGGGCAATTCTTGCTTTGGCCTTTTTACCTGCATAGACCAAGCAAGCGTAGGCGTCTTGGAGAGGTGGGGTCGGTTCGAGAAGCTGGCCGAACCCGGTTTCCATCTCCTGAACCCGTGCGGTGGTCAATGGGTCGCCGGTGTCCTCTCCACCAGGATTTCCTCTCTCGATGTCCGCATCGAGACCAAAACCAAG GATAATGTGTTTGTGCAATTAGTGTGTTCCATTCAATACCGGGTGGTGAGAGAGAATGCTGATGATGCTTTTTATGAGTTGCAAAACCCCAAAGAGCAGATTCAAGCTTATGTCTTTGATG TGGTTAGAGCTCTGGTGCCGAGAATGACATTGGATGACCTCTTTGAACAGAAGGGTGAGGTTGCTAAAGCTGTCTTGGAGGAACTTGAGAAG GTTATGAGAGAATATGGATACAGCATAGAGCACATACTGATGGTTGACATCATACCGGATGCCTCTGTGCGCAAGGCAATGAATGAGATTAATGCAG CTCAAAGGCTCCAGCTTGCTAATGTATACAAAGGAGAGGCAGAGAAGGTGCTTCAGGTGAAAAGGGCAGAAGCTGAAGCTGAGGCCAAGTACCTTGGAGGAGTTGGTGTTGCCAGGCAGAGGCAGGCAATCACTGATGGGTTAAGAGAGAACATCTTGAATTTCTCAGGCAAGGTGGAAGGAACCTCAGCAAAGGAGGTGATGGATCTGATCATGATCACTCAGTACTTTGACACAATTAAAGACCTTGGCAACAACTCAAAGAACACTACTGTTTTTATACCCCATGGTCCTGGTCACGTCAGAGACATTGGTGATCAGATACGCAATGGACAACTGGAGGCAGCTAGTGCTCAAGTAAATGGCGAGTAA